ttagcaatgaaataggtggtGCACTTTAATACCGTTTACCCTGCAGTGCATTACATTGCAAATATgtaatatgtacagtatgtagcaAATTAAGAACTTTGATCCTAGGCCCAAGGTTCAAAGTTCTTTCTTtgctacatactgtacatattacCTATATAAAATGTAATGAACTGCaatgtatttttcttgaaaCACACTCCTCAGTGCAGAAAACCCTAAACAGAATcagaaaattgtgttttatgcataatataaaaacttatatttgttatatatgtaaacatttctgtagCATCACACAGGTCATGGATCTGATTTCCAGGAACATACATACTTCAAAAATAAGaaatgtaggctatatagatCAAAATGCAAATAAGTAAATATAAAGTCATGAGCCTGGATGATGTACCTTTTTTTGGGATTGAGTAAAGTAATCCTGGATGTTTTTCCTGGGACCTGACCTCCGGGTCTCCATCGTTTCAACAGTATCAATGTTTACATCTACTGCTCTCCCTTTGCCCTTAGGGGACTGAGAGTTGTCGTCTGAAATGCCAGCAAACTCTACAGTGAATGGGTGTGACTGGTTAACCAGGAAGAGTTTGCAACCTGACGTCAGACATGCAGACTGGCCCCTTCCCAAACACTGACCATCTATGGAAGATGGGTTGGGCCCTAGCTGTGGAAAAACAGGCTTGcatttttaaatacttctcaTAAGCACTAAAAAATGAATTGTTATTGTCAGGTGTAAGATCCTGATTATTTACCTGTGTAACTAGGACTTCTTGTTTTGCATAGTTGGCCACAAGTTTGActgtgaataaaaataaatgcttaaGTACGTCTATATAAGCATGCATGAGATGTAACGTTATGCACTTGTCTGGTTTACTGTGATCTTGCTGCATGACTCACCCTGATGCCTTGAGCACTTTTTGTCTGTAATTTTAAACTCAGGACCTCGACCAAATATAAGCGCTCGACCATCACCCAACTCCACCCGATCTCCGGAAACGTCATTTACTAGCGTGCACTGCATCTCCATTCACAGGTGAGTACAGCTGAATTAAAAAATATCATAACAATGTTAAGATACATTGCAACGTAACTATAAGAAGTCGATGTTAAGTAGGCTGAAATGTGTGCGCACTCTGTGTGAATTAAGTAACGTTTAACGTTACAgttaaacgtttttttttctgtgtttccgCAGGGACAcgattgtttttaataaattcaGCAAACTAAAAGAACAAAATCACTTACCGATTGTCTGAaaacttacattattttaactttttcccTCTCTGCGTTTGTTTGGGTTTCTCGGGTCCGACACGAACGTGATTCCGATGTAGAACAAAGAGCCTGTTGTTTAGTTCCGATGTCAGTTCATtcataataaaaacacatttagttATTAAGGTATTTTTCTATAAAAGCCTTTTTGACGATTTAAATTAAACGAAATTATCATAACTAAAACTCGACTGCCTATTAGTTTTTAAGATCCCGGAAATAAAACATGACAGCGCAGTTAAGTTAGTTTTGACATGTTTGTTTTTCCGTTTCGATtttgatataaaaatatgtataaaaacagtaaaaataccGTGGAATAACCATACCGTAGTACTTTCGTCAGCACACTATTTTGTCTTTACAGTGTTTAAAGATGACAAAGCCTGTGTTAACAAAATAGGATATCCTAATGTTAgcctattatttattattatcccttacgaaaattaaccatggttttactacagttatgaccaaaaaaccatggttactgtagtaaaaccatggttaccacaaaataaccatggttttgacaaccatggttttcaaaaaccatagttaaaccatggttagtgtagtaaaatcatggttttgctcatagtaatcaattgaccaaaaaaccatggttactacacttaccacaataaaaccatggttaattttcgtaagggattattaggctattattattattattatgtagccACAATTGTTCAGTTTAAATCCTAAAATGTCTTTGTCTCAATGCTATTTAGTTCTCTTTTGTTTGTTAGGGAATGAGGGTGTATTTTGGGGTTTGCTGCTTGTGGGTGTGGCATGGTACAATACAAACATTCCTACACTTTAACTTGTTAGACAGGGTGCTGACTTTTCTTAACATAAATAACAAAGGTGGGTCTGTTTAAGTAAGCATGGTAAAgacaagtaaaataaataatgaagaatTAAAGAATTATAGCCTTTGgtaacagaatttttatttgttcattaatATATTTAGACGTGTTACTGAGACTGGATTCAGTTttttgaacatttaagtagtatataattaacaatttattaattctatattaaaatattttctgtttttgtgtaGAAAACTAAGCCCAGGCCATTGCAAAAACTCATCATGGCGCGTGAAAATGACTACTGCTCCATCATGACTGGTCTAAGTGAGCTTGACCTTCAAGGAAAAGCGGTCCCTAGTGATCTTGTGCTGATCGGTTCCGATGCCTTTCCACTTGCAATGAATCAAAGAGGTCAAGTTCTGATTGCTGCCTCTCGTTACGGTCAGGGACGTGTAGTGGTGTTGGGACACGAAGACTACTTGACCCGTTTCCCCAGCCTGATAGAGAATGCCCTGATGTGGCTCATGCCATGTACCGGTGATGCCAGCATTGTAGGGATTCAGAAGAATTTAGGTCCAGTAGCTGAAAACTTCCGCAATTCGGCTATCAGCACAGAGCTTGGAGATTTTCGGGAGGGATTGGCTGTATATATCACAGATGCTTACAGCGTTGATGCTTCTGCAAAGGATTTGATTGCTTTTGTCAAAGCTGGGGGTGGTTTGATTATTGCTGGCCAAGCATGGAGCTGGGCTAAGGCTAATCCAAAGATGGATGTTTTTCTGAACTTCTCTGGAAACAAGGTGTGCAGCGTAGCAGGAATTTACTTTTCGGAACACCAGGGAGAACTTGGCGTGATTCCTGTGCCTTCTAAAATACCTTCTAGTTGGCTTGCTGTATCGTAAGTTCAGCAAACCTTTTAGCTTTGACATACTTATTTtagtaaacacatttgtcaAACTATTTCTCATAACTATTCTATTGTTATTTTTCAGAATCGTCAAGAATTTTAAGAATGATCTAGATTTCCTGCTAAAAGGTGTGCCTCAGTTTGACATCCAATGTGGGGCTGTGGCTTCTGAGCTGATGGTGCATGGATTATTAGCATTTCCTATTGCAGTCGCTCCACCAGGAAAAGTATTCATTGCCGGCGCCTACTATGGACAAGGACGGGTAATTGTGGTTACCCACGAAGGCTACCTGGGCCGTGAATCTCTGTCCACTTTCCTAATTAATGCTATCAACTGGCTGGATGAGGGGCGTAAAGGCGTTATTGGGATTAATCCCAAAGTCGGAGGAGCCCAAAAGATTCTGAGCCAATCCGGTCTGAACTGCCAGTTAACTAACTTCAAAAAAGATCTCAGTGTCCACGTCTGCACTTCCTACAGTGATGCCGAGTGTGAAAAGATCCAAGAATTTGTGGCAGAAGGTAGTGGTCTTCTGATCGGAGGTCATGCCTGGAATTGGGCCCAGAAAAACCATGGCCGCAATGTGATGACTGAATACCCAGGAAATCGCATTCTTAACAAGATGGGACTGAGTATTTTGAGCAGCACTGTGAATGGAGGATTATACAAAGCCCCAGATATCAAGGAGGGCGTTAAAGATGTGTATCACTTTCGTAATGTACTGAGACAGTTCGGGAAGCATGTAACCAAGGGGCAAAAACTTACTCCTCAATTAGAGGGTTCCCTGAAACAACTTGGCAATGATTGTACCAAATACATTGGTATGCGTAAACATGACTGtgcttcttataattcaatggtaACTCATTTTACCGAAATGGTGAAGGAGATTGGTGTTCCACAGGTGTGTAGTAAGTGCCCTATTAAAACTCCCAAAGACTACCTGATGCTTCATATTGGGACTGAACTTTACAAAACCTTGCCTAACCCTGGTGCACTCCTACCATACATCATTAAGGATATACCTGACCTGCCCACTGTGACTAATGCAAGAGTTCGTATCAGTGCCAACACTGGTGGTATGaaggttttctttttttaaatttgcaagtAGGTGAGGATTGACTTGTTACACACAATAGTTGTTATTGCATATTTAACAGCACATCACTTGTTTCAGGCGCTGAAGCATGGATAAGCACAGGCTTGTATCTTTCTCTTGGTATGAGAACACAGATGGTAATACCTCCAGAGCTCATTGGGAAAAACTGGAAGGTTATCGAATTTATACCCTCAAGTACATTGTTTTGATTTGTCCAGTCTAATACCATATATTGCCCATTTTTGTTAACTTGTATTAGACACTTATTGGGATGATGACAGC
This sequence is a window from Misgurnus anguillicaudatus chromosome 24, ASM2758022v2, whole genome shotgun sequence. Protein-coding genes within it:
- the LOC129437755 gene encoding TRPM8 channel-associated factor homolog, producing MARENDYCSIMTGLSELDLQGKAVPSDLVLIGSDAFPLAMNQRGQVLIAASRYGQGRVVVLGHEDYLTRFPSLIENALMWLMPCTGDASIVGIQKNLGPVAENFRNSAISTELGDFREGLAVYITDAYSVDASAKDLIAFVKAGGGLIIAGQAWSWAKANPKMDVFLNFSGNKVCSVAGIYFSEHQGELGVIPVPSKIPSSWLAVSIVKNFKNDLDFLLKGVPQFDIQCGAVASELMVHGLLAFPIAVAPPGKVFIAGAYYGQGRVIVVTHEGYLGRESLSTFLINAINWLDEGRKGVIGINPKVGGAQKILSQSGLNCQLTNFKKDLSVHVCTSYSDAECEKIQEFVAEGSGLLIGGHAWNWAQKNHGRNVMTEYPGNRILNKMGLSILSSTVNGGLYKAPDIKEGVKDVYHFRNVLRQFGKHVTKGQKLTPQLEGSLKQLGNDCTKYIGMRKHDCASYNSMVTHFTEMVKEIGVPQVCSKCPIKTPKDYLMLHIGTELYKTLPNPGALLPYIIKDIPDLPTVTNARVRISANTGGAEAWISTGLYLSLGMRTQMVIPPELIGKNWKVQIGCQTDNIGASDVLRRAPVVYERFSLDKETVQISNLWGGLIYLVAPAKTKVDGVEIVVQTAVKAPYFKSGETSVADWVGGIRQAPAPWAELEFENLIITLHSDVIRKLDHPDEVAKHWDAIMRGIADLAAIPHKFPRKERFVADVQISVGFMHAGYPIMIQSGTAKELINPEGARKNGMWGLIHELGHNQQRGVWEFPPHTTECTCNLWSVYVHEEVLGIDRAIAHKGMSLNGRQARARDYAKGGKDLKKWTMWTALETYMQLQGKFGWDAFKKVFAAYHVMTGVPKTNPGKMNLYAETFSKVVNMNLSSFFKAWGWPIEPSTEQKISHLPEWSDHPMKQYE